From the Thermococcus sp. 18S1 genome, one window contains:
- a CDS encoding site-2 protease family protein, translating into MGYEPWKGVHRGGMGRKEIEDLLISFLVLALLFSNFDPYAIPYSIIAVLTAFIFHELAHRQVARHYGYRAYYKRWDTGILLALLMGIATRLLTGTTWIFAALGAVQVYAPYAVDSREAFGRIALAGPLTNIAVGAAALVALRAVAPFTSIWWVVKTTATVNLWLAFFNLLPFPPLDGSKVVRWNAGAWAVAIGVSYLLFRLL; encoded by the coding sequence ATGGGCTACGAACCGTGGAAGGGAGTTCACAGGGGCGGCATGGGAAGAAAAGAGATCGAGGATTTACTGATTTCTTTTCTAGTCCTCGCTCTGCTGTTTTCCAACTTTGACCCCTACGCGATTCCATACTCCATCATCGCCGTTCTGACGGCATTCATCTTCCACGAACTCGCACACAGGCAGGTGGCGCGGCACTACGGCTACAGGGCGTACTACAAACGCTGGGACACAGGAATACTCCTGGCGCTTCTCATGGGCATAGCGACGCGCCTTCTCACCGGGACGACGTGGATATTCGCCGCCCTTGGTGCCGTTCAGGTCTACGCTCCCTACGCGGTGGATTCCAGGGAGGCCTTCGGGAGGATAGCCCTCGCGGGCCCGCTTACCAACATAGCCGTCGGCGCTGCCGCACTGGTGGCCCTGAGGGCGGTGGCTCCGTTCACTTCCATCTGGTGGGTGGTCAAGACCACGGCAACGGTCAACCTGTGGCTGGCCTTCTTCAACCTGCTCCCGTTCCCGCCGCTGGACGGCTCCAAGGTCGTCCGCTGGAACGCCGGAGCCTGGGCGGTCGCCATTGGAGTCTCCTACCTCCTCTTCAGACTGTTGTAA
- the pgiA gene encoding glucose-6-phosphate isomerase, with protein sequence MEYKNPLGVDIDLETGIIPGAKKLVRRLSDLKGYFVDEKAYEELLKENPVVYEVYAIEQEEKDGDLNFATTVLYPGKVGREFFFTKGHYHSKADRAEIYYGIKGKGGMLLQTPEGKAEWIEMGPGTVVYVPPYWAHRTVNTGDEPFIFLAIYPADAGHDYGSIAEKGFSKLVIEENGEVKVVDNPRWKE encoded by the coding sequence ATGGAGTACAAGAACCCGCTGGGTGTTGATATCGACCTCGAAACCGGGATTATACCAGGGGCCAAAAAGCTCGTCAGGAGGCTCAGCGACCTGAAGGGGTACTTCGTCGATGAAAAAGCCTACGAAGAGCTTCTCAAGGAGAACCCGGTTGTCTACGAGGTTTACGCGATTGAACAGGAGGAGAAGGACGGCGACCTCAACTTCGCAACCACCGTCCTCTATCCGGGTAAGGTAGGAAGGGAGTTCTTCTTCACCAAGGGGCACTACCACTCCAAGGCTGACAGGGCGGAGATATACTACGGCATCAAGGGGAAGGGCGGAATGCTCCTCCAGACGCCCGAAGGAAAGGCCGAATGGATAGAGATGGGGCCGGGAACAGTTGTCTACGTTCCCCCCTACTGGGCGCACAGGACCGTTAACACGGGCGACGAGCCGTTCATCTTCCTGGCAATTTATCCCGCCGATGCGGGCCATGACTACGGGAGCATAGCCGAGAAGGGCTTCTCCAAGCTGGTCATCGAGGAGAACGGCGAAGTCAAGGTTGTGGACAACCCGAGATGGAAGGAGTGA
- a CDS encoding ADP-specific glucokinase, whose amino-acid sequence MSWDALYSSAFDKVRENIEKVGGVLLAYNTNIDAIRYLDSRDLEQRIELVGKDGVLRYSEELPEKITSVEHLLGGILWSIRRGKAAELFVESCTVRFYMKQWGWDELRMGGQVGIMANLLGGVYNVPVIAHVPQLSRLQAELFKDGPIYVPKVENGRLNLVHPKEFRADEENCIHYIYEFPRGFRVFDFEAPRENRFIGAADDYNPNVYIRPEFTEHFEEIAKKAELGIISGLQTLTGKNYREPFEEMVRHLEILNARDVPVHLEFAFTADETVRRALIDVLGNFHSVGLNEVELASIMEVMGEKGLAEKLLADDPVDPIAVTEAMLKLAERTGVKRIHFHTYGYYLALTNYRGDFVRDALLFAALAAAAKAKLGDVRSIDDVVRAMDVPVNEKAGAVEERLAGEYGMKNGIAEIDGYQLSFAPTKIVAKPKSTVGIGDTISSSAFVGEFALR is encoded by the coding sequence ATGTCCTGGGACGCTCTCTACTCGTCGGCCTTCGATAAAGTTCGTGAGAACATCGAGAAGGTTGGAGGGGTTCTTCTCGCCTACAACACGAACATCGACGCCATAAGGTACCTTGACTCCAGAGACCTGGAGCAGCGAATAGAGTTGGTCGGAAAGGACGGGGTTCTGAGGTACTCCGAGGAGCTTCCGGAGAAGATAACCTCCGTTGAGCATCTCCTCGGCGGGATTCTCTGGAGCATCAGGCGCGGAAAGGCGGCGGAACTCTTCGTGGAGAGCTGTACCGTCAGGTTCTACATGAAGCAGTGGGGCTGGGACGAGCTCAGGATGGGCGGCCAGGTTGGGATAATGGCCAACCTCCTCGGCGGCGTTTACAACGTTCCGGTCATAGCCCACGTTCCCCAGCTTTCGAGGCTCCAGGCCGAGCTCTTCAAGGACGGACCGATTTACGTTCCCAAGGTCGAGAACGGGAGGCTTAACCTCGTCCATCCAAAGGAGTTCCGGGCCGACGAGGAGAACTGCATCCACTACATCTACGAGTTCCCGCGCGGGTTCAGGGTTTTTGACTTCGAGGCGCCTCGCGAGAACCGCTTCATTGGCGCCGCCGATGACTACAACCCGAACGTCTACATAAGGCCCGAGTTCACCGAACACTTTGAGGAGATAGCAAAAAAAGCCGAGCTGGGGATCATCAGCGGTCTCCAGACTCTAACGGGGAAGAACTACCGCGAGCCTTTCGAGGAGATGGTGCGCCACCTCGAAATCCTAAACGCAAGGGACGTTCCGGTTCACCTTGAGTTCGCCTTCACCGCGGATGAGACCGTGAGAAGGGCCCTGATTGATGTTCTGGGCAATTTCCACAGCGTCGGCCTCAACGAGGTCGAGCTCGCCTCGATAATGGAGGTCATGGGTGAAAAGGGCCTCGCCGAGAAGCTCCTAGCCGACGACCCGGTGGACCCAATCGCGGTCACCGAGGCCATGCTCAAGCTTGCCGAGAGAACCGGCGTTAAGAGGATACACTTCCACACCTACGGCTACTACCTCGCCCTGACGAACTACAGGGGAGACTTCGTCCGCGACGCGCTGCTCTTCGCGGCTTTAGCGGCGGCCGCCAAGGCGAAGCTCGGCGACGTCCGCTCGATAGACGACGTGGTTCGGGCCATGGACGTCCCGGTGAACGAGAAGGCTGGGGCAGTGGAGGAGAGGCTTGCCGGGGAGTACGGTATGAAGAACGGCATCGCCGAGATCGATGGCTACCAGCTTTCCTTCGCCCCGACGAAGATAGTGGCCAAGCCCAAGAGCACCGTTGGAATCGGCGACACCATATCGAGTTCGGCCTTCGTGGGCGAGTTCGCCCTCCGCTAA
- a CDS encoding mannose-1-phosphate guanylyltransferase/mannose-6-phosphate isomerase, protein MKTLILAGGKGTRLWPLSRELMPKQFVRFLDDRSLFQRTVERVLNLGFSRPDEIFVVTNKAYKFRVLDDIRELGLELPKENILLEPEGKNTLPAIYWGIKRVEETFGDSIVAVLPSDHLIEANEAYERAFRNAERLAKNYLVTFGVKPTRPHTGYGYIKPGEALREGDELIGYRVDEFKEKPDLETAKRYVENGYYWNSGMFMFDTEVFIGEIRQHAPDVYEAFEDAGSVDEAYRVAPDISIDYGIMEKTDKAAVVPLNVYWNDLGSFDAIYEVMGKDESGNAVKIGGRKSEYISLNSRNNLVMTERLTATVGVEDLIIIDTDDALLIAHRGESQRVKEVYKLLKERGDERVFVHRTAYRPWGSYTVLEENERYKIKRLTVLPGKKLSLQMHYHRSEHWVVVRGTAKVRVGEKEILLRPGESTFIPAGVVHRLENPGKVVLEVIETQIGEYLGEDDIVRFEDDFGRE, encoded by the coding sequence ATGAAGACGCTTATTCTTGCGGGGGGCAAAGGGACGCGCCTCTGGCCGCTGAGCAGGGAGCTGATGCCGAAGCAGTTCGTTCGGTTCCTGGACGATCGTTCCCTCTTCCAGAGAACCGTGGAAAGGGTGCTCAATCTCGGGTTCTCAAGGCCGGATGAAATATTCGTCGTGACCAATAAGGCGTACAAGTTCAGGGTTCTCGACGACATCAGGGAGCTCGGCCTGGAGCTTCCGAAGGAGAATATCCTGCTCGAACCGGAGGGAAAGAACACCCTGCCGGCCATTTACTGGGGTATAAAGCGGGTTGAGGAAACCTTTGGGGACTCAATCGTCGCCGTTCTCCCAAGCGACCACCTGATAGAGGCCAACGAAGCCTATGAAAGGGCTTTCAGGAACGCGGAGAGGCTCGCCAAAAACTATCTGGTTACCTTCGGGGTAAAGCCGACCCGCCCCCACACCGGCTACGGTTACATAAAGCCTGGCGAGGCTCTGAGAGAAGGCGACGAGCTCATCGGCTACCGCGTCGATGAGTTCAAGGAGAAACCTGACCTCGAGACTGCCAAGCGCTACGTTGAGAACGGCTACTACTGGAACAGCGGCATGTTCATGTTTGATACCGAGGTCTTCATCGGGGAGATCCGCCAACACGCCCCCGACGTGTACGAGGCCTTTGAGGACGCTGGGAGTGTGGATGAAGCCTACCGCGTCGCCCCTGACATCAGCATAGACTACGGAATCATGGAGAAGACGGACAAGGCCGCGGTGGTGCCCCTTAACGTCTACTGGAACGACCTGGGCAGCTTCGACGCCATCTACGAGGTTATGGGGAAGGACGAGAGCGGAAACGCCGTAAAGATTGGCGGCAGGAAGTCGGAGTACATTTCCCTGAACTCACGGAACAACCTGGTGATGACGGAGCGCCTGACCGCGACGGTCGGTGTTGAGGACCTCATAATAATAGACACGGACGACGCCCTTCTCATCGCGCACCGCGGGGAGAGCCAGCGCGTCAAGGAGGTTTACAAACTGCTCAAGGAGCGCGGGGACGAGAGGGTCTTTGTCCACAGGACGGCATACCGCCCCTGGGGAAGCTATACCGTCCTCGAGGAGAACGAGCGCTACAAGATAAAGCGCCTCACCGTTCTGCCGGGTAAGAAGCTCTCCCTTCAGATGCACTACCACCGCTCTGAACACTGGGTTGTCGTCAGGGGCACCGCAAAGGTTCGCGTCGGGGAGAAGGAAATCCTCCTCCGGCCGGGAGAGAGCACCTTCATACCCGCGGGTGTCGTTCACAGGCTTGAGAACCCCGGCAAGGTCGTTCTTGAGGTCATTGAGACCCAGATTGGGGAATACCTGGGTGAGGACGATATAGTTCGTTTTGAGGACGATTTCGGGAGGGAGTGA
- the glmM gene encoding phosphoglucosamine mutase: protein MGRLFGTFGVRGIANDMITPEFALRMGMAFGTMLKREGREKPLVVVGMDTRVSGEMLKGALISGLLSTGCDVIDVGIAPTPAIQFATAHFKADGGAVITASHNPPEYNGIKLLEPNGMGLKKEREAIVEEVFFSEDFDRARWDKIGEVREENIITPYIEAIKSRVDVEAIKKRKPFVVVDTSNGAGSLTLPYLLRELGCKVVSVNAHPDGHFPARNPEPNEENLRGFMEIVKALGADFGVAQDGDADRAVFIDENGRFIQGDKTFALVADAVLRENGGGLLVTTIATSNLLDDIAKRNNAEVMRTKVGDLIVARALLEHNGTIGGEENGGVIFPDFVLGRDGAMTTAKIVEIFAKSGKKFSELIDELPKYYQFKTKRKVDGDRKAIVAKVAELAKARGYTVDTTDGTKVLFPDGWVLVRASGTEPIIRVFSEAKSEEKAEKYLNLGLELLERVIGA, encoded by the coding sequence ATGGGAAGGCTGTTCGGTACCTTCGGTGTCAGGGGAATAGCGAATGATATGATAACCCCAGAGTTTGCCCTCAGAATGGGCATGGCCTTCGGAACGATGCTCAAACGTGAAGGAAGGGAGAAGCCCCTGGTAGTGGTCGGTATGGACACCCGCGTCAGCGGGGAGATGCTCAAGGGCGCGCTTATAAGCGGTCTTCTCAGCACCGGCTGCGACGTTATAGACGTCGGAATAGCCCCAACCCCAGCGATACAGTTTGCAACGGCACACTTCAAGGCCGACGGCGGGGCAGTTATAACTGCCTCCCACAATCCGCCCGAATACAACGGCATAAAGCTGCTTGAACCCAACGGCATGGGGCTGAAGAAGGAGAGAGAGGCAATAGTTGAGGAGGTTTTCTTCAGCGAAGACTTTGACAGGGCCAGATGGGACAAGATAGGCGAAGTGAGGGAGGAGAACATAATCACGCCATACATCGAGGCGATAAAGAGCAGGGTTGACGTTGAGGCGATCAAAAAGAGGAAGCCCTTCGTCGTGGTTGACACATCCAACGGTGCAGGCAGTCTGACGCTCCCATACCTGCTCAGGGAGCTCGGCTGCAAGGTCGTCAGCGTCAACGCCCATCCGGACGGCCACTTCCCGGCCAGAAACCCGGAGCCGAACGAGGAGAACCTGAGGGGCTTCATGGAGATCGTGAAAGCCTTGGGCGCCGACTTTGGGGTTGCCCAGGACGGCGACGCTGACAGGGCGGTGTTTATAGACGAGAACGGCAGGTTCATACAGGGCGACAAGACCTTTGCTCTGGTTGCCGATGCCGTTCTGAGGGAGAACGGCGGTGGACTGCTCGTCACCACCATAGCCACATCCAACCTTCTCGACGATATAGCGAAGAGGAACAACGCGGAAGTCATGAGAACCAAAGTCGGCGATCTGATCGTTGCGAGGGCTCTCCTTGAGCACAACGGGACGATAGGGGGAGAGGAGAACGGTGGAGTGATCTTCCCGGACTTCGTCCTCGGCAGGGATGGGGCGATGACGACGGCAAAGATAGTCGAGATCTTCGCAAAATCCGGCAAGAAGTTCAGCGAGCTGATAGATGAGCTGCCGAAGTACTACCAGTTCAAGACGAAGAGAAAGGTGGATGGAGACAGGAAGGCTATAGTTGCCAAGGTCGCCGAGCTTGCCAAAGCGAGGGGCTACACCGTTGACACCACGGACGGAACCAAGGTGTTATTCCCAGACGGCTGGGTTCTTGTAAGGGCAAGCGGAACGGAGCCGATAATCAGGGTCTTCAGTGAGGCAAAGAGCGAGGAGAAGGCCGAGAAGTACCTCAATCTGGGACTTGAGCTTCTGGAGAGGGTAATTGGGGCTTAG
- a CDS encoding energy-coupling factor ABC transporter ATP-binding protein, with product MIELENLHFSYSGREVLRGITLRIERGELFGFLGPNGAGKSTLMLHLNGILKPKKGRVIVDGLDPAKKPKEVRRKVGIVFQDPNDQLFSPTVFEDVAFGPYNLGLRGEELRERVLWALEKVGMLEYAERETKELSFGEKKRIAIATVLAMEPEVIAFDEPFANLDFKGKKIMRKLITELRAEGKTVILASHEADYLALCDRIALMNGGRIVTVGTPEEILGNPELLREHNLDVPPLAELFLSIGLPVPRSVEEGRKLLEEWKRG from the coding sequence ATGATAGAGCTGGAGAACCTTCACTTCTCCTACTCCGGCAGGGAAGTGCTCAGGGGGATAACACTCAGGATTGAGAGGGGAGAACTGTTCGGCTTCCTCGGGCCGAACGGAGCGGGAAAGAGCACCCTCATGCTGCACCTCAACGGCATACTCAAGCCAAAGAAGGGCAGAGTCATCGTAGACGGCCTTGATCCGGCAAAAAAGCCGAAGGAAGTACGGAGAAAGGTCGGGATAGTCTTTCAGGACCCCAACGACCAGCTCTTCTCCCCGACGGTGTTTGAGGACGTCGCCTTCGGCCCATACAATCTGGGTCTGAGGGGAGAGGAGCTGAGGGAGCGCGTCCTGTGGGCGCTTGAAAAGGTGGGGATGCTCGAATACGCTGAGAGAGAAACCAAGGAGCTGAGCTTCGGCGAGAAGAAGAGGATAGCGATAGCCACGGTTCTGGCTATGGAGCCAGAGGTGATAGCCTTCGATGAGCCCTTCGCCAACCTCGACTTTAAAGGCAAGAAGATCATGAGGAAGCTGATAACGGAGCTCAGGGCCGAGGGGAAGACGGTAATACTGGCCTCTCACGAGGCAGACTACTTAGCCCTGTGCGACAGGATAGCCCTGATGAACGGGGGAAGGATAGTCACCGTCGGAACGCCCGAGGAGATACTCGGGAATCCGGAGCTTCTGAGGGAACACAACCTGGATGTTCCACCCCTGGCGGAGCTCTTCCTGAGCATAGGCCTGCCGGTCCCGAGGAGCGTAGAAGAGGGAAGAAAACTGCTGGAAGAGTGGAAACGGGGCTAA
- a CDS encoding CbiQ family ECF transporter T component yields the protein MYLPFIFLYAIGVVTRKSLTELAYFGLLFLTVILIMRPKRSLFKKLGFLLGFEGLLFIMALFNPGEPLLETPIGPITHEGIYSFFMLLGKAFLSAGTALVVTNSVGFSRILAEMEALRFPRILTLTLAFTYRYLDLFTDEATRMKRALDSRAFGVGKREYYRKLGSLIGEVFVRAYLRNGRIYRAMLARGFGEFPSLEEPRPNVQTAVLALLALGGLLV from the coding sequence GTGTACCTGCCCTTCATTTTCCTTTATGCAATTGGGGTTGTGACGAGAAAGAGCCTAACGGAGCTGGCCTATTTTGGACTCCTTTTCCTGACGGTTATCCTCATCATGAGGCCAAAGAGGAGCCTTTTCAAAAAGCTCGGCTTCCTCCTCGGCTTTGAGGGACTTCTGTTCATCATGGCGCTATTCAATCCCGGAGAGCCGCTCCTGGAAACACCAATTGGTCCGATAACCCACGAGGGGATATACTCATTCTTCATGCTCCTTGGAAAGGCGTTCCTCTCCGCGGGAACGGCCCTCGTCGTGACTAACTCCGTTGGTTTTTCGAGGATTCTTGCCGAGATGGAAGCGCTGAGGTTCCCGCGGATACTCACGTTAACCCTGGCGTTCACCTACCGCTACCTTGACCTCTTCACGGACGAGGCAACGAGAATGAAGCGCGCCCTGGACTCAAGGGCGTTTGGTGTGGGAAAGAGGGAGTACTACAGGAAGCTCGGCTCCCTCATCGGTGAGGTGTTCGTCCGGGCGTACCTCAGAAACGGAAGGATATACCGAGCCATGCTCGCGAGGGGCTTCGGGGAGTTCCCGAGCTTAGAAGAACCGAGGCCAAACGTTCAGACGGCAGTGCTTGCCCTGCTTGCCTTGGGGGGACTGCTGGTATGA
- a CDS encoding PDGLE domain-containing protein: MRTVFKGLIIIAVVLAIVLPLASSNPDGLEATMEKVGLEENPVYQAPLDYGETWGQSVVMGLLGILLTFGVGYGLAKLAKGA, translated from the coding sequence ATGAGGACGGTTTTTAAAGGTCTGATAATTATAGCCGTCGTGCTGGCCATAGTGCTGCCCCTCGCATCGAGCAACCCCGATGGACTGGAAGCAACGATGGAAAAGGTCGGCCTTGAGGAGAACCCGGTCTATCAAGCGCCCCTCGATTACGGTGAAACCTGGGGTCAGAGCGTGGTCATGGGACTGCTGGGAATCCTCCTGACCTTCGGGGTTGGCTACGGTCTGGCAAAACTCGCCAAGGGTGCCTGA
- a CDS encoding energy-coupling factor ABC transporter permease — translation MHIPDGLLSMPVIVITYAITIAGIAYAAKKLRNFPEEKIPLLGLFAAGIFAAQMVNFPIIGGVSGHLLGATLVAIMLGPYAAVIVMTAVLLIQTLLFGDGGITAIGANILNMGLIGAFIGYAVYTKLKGINETFAIALASWLSVVLGATLAAVEIGLSHSLPFLKVLTLMAGYHSIIGIGEAILTVLIVYAVRAKLPSIEGVPA, via the coding sequence TTGCACATTCCAGACGGACTGCTGAGCATGCCTGTAATAGTGATTACCTACGCAATAACGATAGCCGGAATAGCCTACGCGGCCAAAAAGCTCAGGAACTTCCCGGAGGAGAAGATACCCCTCCTGGGCCTCTTCGCAGCAGGGATCTTCGCGGCTCAGATGGTCAACTTCCCGATAATAGGAGGAGTAAGCGGCCACCTGCTCGGGGCAACGCTGGTTGCCATAATGCTCGGACCATACGCGGCGGTAATAGTCATGACGGCAGTTCTGCTAATACAGACGCTCCTCTTCGGCGACGGCGGAATAACCGCGATAGGGGCCAACATCCTCAACATGGGGCTTATAGGAGCCTTCATAGGCTACGCAGTTTACACGAAGCTCAAGGGAATCAACGAGACCTTTGCTATAGCCCTTGCCTCATGGCTCTCCGTCGTCCTGGGGGCGACCCTCGCGGCGGTTGAGATAGGCCTCAGCCACAGCCTTCCGTTCCTCAAGGTCCTCACCCTGATGGCCGGCTACCACTCGATAATCGGAATCGGCGAGGCGATACTCACCGTCCTGATAGTCTACGCCGTAAGGGCAAAGCTTCCATCAATTGAGGGGGTGCCTGCATGA
- a CDS encoding proteasome assembly chaperone family protein — MKESVIHVYERPELRDPVFIEGLPGIGLVGKLAAEHLIQELNAVKFADLYSPHFMHQVLIKKNSVVELMKNEFYYWKNPDENGRDIIIITGDQQVPPTDSPGHFEVVGKMLDFVNEFGVREIITMGGYQVPELQGEPRVLAAVTHEELVEYYQRKLEGCSVDVIWREDEGGAIVGAAGLLLGMGKLRSMYGVSLLGESLGYIVDAKAAKSVLLAVTKILGLELDMTALEERAKETEEILRKVQEMQRAMLEQQMPPTPEEEDRGYL, encoded by the coding sequence ATGAAGGAGTCAGTTATTCACGTCTACGAGAGACCGGAACTCAGAGACCCGGTCTTTATCGAGGGACTGCCTGGCATAGGCCTTGTTGGAAAGCTCGCCGCCGAGCACCTCATCCAGGAACTCAACGCGGTCAAGTTCGCAGACCTCTACTCACCGCACTTCATGCACCAGGTTCTCATAAAGAAGAACTCCGTCGTCGAGCTCATGAAGAACGAGTTCTACTACTGGAAGAACCCCGACGAGAACGGCAGGGACATCATAATCATCACCGGCGACCAGCAGGTTCCGCCCACCGACAGCCCCGGCCACTTCGAGGTCGTTGGAAAGATGCTGGACTTCGTCAACGAGTTTGGCGTCCGCGAGATAATCACAATGGGCGGCTACCAGGTGCCCGAGCTCCAGGGGGAGCCGAGGGTTCTCGCTGCCGTGACCCACGAGGAGCTGGTTGAGTACTATCAGAGAAAGCTTGAAGGCTGCAGCGTTGACGTTATCTGGCGCGAGGACGAGGGGGGAGCGATAGTCGGCGCCGCCGGCCTTCTGCTCGGCATGGGCAAGCTCCGCTCGATGTACGGGGTAAGCCTTCTCGGCGAGAGCCTTGGCTACATCGTAGATGCCAAGGCCGCAAAGTCAGTCCTTCTAGCTGTGACCAAAATCCTCGGTCTTGAGCTCGACATGACCGCCCTGGAGGAGCGCGCCAAGGAGACGGAGGAAATACTCAGGAAGGTTCAGGAGATGCAGAGGGCCATGCTGGAGCAGCAGATGCCCCCCACCCCGGAGGAAGAGGATAGGGGCTACCTCTGA
- a CDS encoding RNA-protein complex protein Nop10, which produces MHFRIRKCPGCGRYTLKETCPVCGEKTKVAHPPRFSPEDPYGEYRRRLKREQLGIAGRD; this is translated from the coding sequence ATGCACTTCCGGATCAGGAAGTGCCCCGGCTGCGGGCGCTACACTCTGAAGGAGACGTGCCCCGTCTGTGGTGAGAAGACCAAGGTAGCCCACCCGCCGCGCTTCTCGCCGGAAGACCCGTACGGCGAGTACAGGAGAAGACTGAAGCGCGAGCAGCTGGGCATAGCAGGGAGGGATTGA
- a CDS encoding translation initiation factor IF-2 subunit alpha: MPRKAKEYPEEGEFVVATVKSIHPYGAFLKLDEYPGKEGFMHISEVASTWVKNIRDHVKEGQKIVAKVIRVDPSKGHIDLSLKRVNQQQRKAKLQEYKRAQKAENLLKMAAEKIGKDFETAWREVWVPLEEEYGEVYAAFEDAAQNGMDVLKDLISDEWAEALKPIIEAYVEIPTVTIDAEFEITVPKPDGIEIIREALIRARDRANEEKEIDVKFSYQGAPRYRIDITAPDYYKAEEVLENIAEEILRVIKEAGGEATLIRKEKRIKKVKKRGS; the protein is encoded by the coding sequence ATGCCGAGGAAAGCCAAAGAGTACCCCGAAGAGGGAGAGTTCGTGGTTGCTACCGTCAAGAGCATTCACCCTTACGGTGCATTTCTCAAGCTCGACGAGTACCCCGGAAAGGAGGGATTCATGCACATAAGCGAGGTCGCCTCCACCTGGGTCAAGAACATCAGGGACCACGTTAAAGAGGGCCAGAAGATAGTCGCCAAGGTTATACGCGTTGACCCGAGCAAGGGGCACATCGACCTGAGCCTCAAGAGGGTGAACCAGCAGCAGAGGAAGGCCAAGCTCCAGGAGTACAAGCGCGCCCAGAAGGCCGAGAACCTCCTCAAGATGGCGGCCGAGAAGATAGGAAAGGACTTCGAAACCGCCTGGAGAGAGGTCTGGGTTCCCCTCGAGGAGGAGTACGGCGAGGTTTATGCCGCATTTGAGGACGCCGCCCAGAACGGCATGGACGTCCTCAAGGACCTCATCAGCGACGAGTGGGCGGAGGCCCTGAAGCCGATAATCGAGGCCTACGTCGAGATTCCGACCGTCACGATCGACGCGGAGTTTGAGATAACGGTTCCGAAGCCCGACGGCATCGAGATAATCAGGGAGGCCCTCATAAGGGCCCGCGACAGGGCCAACGAGGAGAAGGAAATAGACGTCAAGTTCTCCTACCAGGGAGCGCCGAGGTACAGGATAGACATCACCGCCCCGGACTACTACAAGGCCGAGGAGGTCCTTGAGAACATAGCCGAGGAGATACTCCGCGTCATAAAGGAAGCGGGCGGCGAAGCGACGCTCATCAGGAAGGAGAAGCGCATTAAGAAGGTCAAGAAGAGGGGTTCATGA
- a CDS encoding 30S ribosomal protein S27e encodes MALPKNLIPMPRSRFLRVKCIDCGNEQIVFSNPATTVRCLVCGATLVEPTGGKGVIKAKILEVLE; translated from the coding sequence ATGGCGCTCCCGAAGAACCTCATCCCGATGCCGAGGAGCAGGTTCCTCCGCGTCAAGTGCATAGACTGCGGCAACGAGCAGATAGTCTTCAGCAACCCGGCGACCACCGTCCGCTGCCTCGTCTGCGGCGCGACCCTCGTCGAACCGACCGGCGGAAAGGGCGTCATCAAGGCCAAGATACTCGAGGTTCTCGAGTGA
- a CDS encoding 50S ribosomal protein L44e has product MKYPKQIRTYCPYCKKHTIHKVEKVKKRPRSELSQGQRRFRRIMKGYRGFPRPNPAGREKPVKKLDLRFRCTVCGKAHTRGQGFRVKKFELVEV; this is encoded by the coding sequence ATGAAGTATCCGAAGCAGATAAGGACTTACTGCCCCTACTGTAAGAAGCACACCATCCACAAGGTCGAGAAGGTCAAGAAGAGACCGAGGAGCGAGCTCAGCCAGGGTCAGAGGCGCTTTAGGAGAATCATGAAGGGTTACCGCGGTTTCCCGAGGCCGAACCCGGCCGGAAGGGAGAAGCCGGTCAAGAAGCTCGACCTCAGGTTCAGGTGCACCGTCTGCGGCAAGGCCCACACCAGGGGACAGGGCTTCCGCGTTAAGAAGTTCGAGCTGGTGGAGGTGTGA